One window of Nymphaea colorata isolate Beijing-Zhang1983 chromosome 11, ASM883128v2, whole genome shotgun sequence genomic DNA carries:
- the LOC116264390 gene encoding U-box domain-containing protein 4 isoform X2, with protein MPPNMHFFEKRVAEQVELGGLDDPGEPLVGFDDEKYRFSSIGVIKELNKDDEEPRDIESIGNCKMEKSMIRDLLNSMSHFHHIFSVDKGKTGSAQMYYQSIADLLMLLMPMLNDIIDSEVPSNEQLSRRLEELDTFVDDAKKFLEGWHPLMSKTYNLLQIEVVAEKIQESILVICRILSSFTLSAASVSNINCIRNHESVCKNHVSSVIREATKNQRESNFPSSETMVKIADCLSLSSSQELLMEAVALEKAKIEAGHEKNAEEVELIDDLIALVTYMHDCLVKIKQSQTDGRVPIPSDFCCPLSLEPMSDPVIVASGQTYERAFIRKWLDMGLTVCPKTRQNLAHTNLIPNFTVKELIANWCELNNVKLPDPVKSINSNQPSMLLAHVESLPTDAHLPVSPSAKALEPSMLAASVDQRLSNGSSLEAYPNQNVSSHLDPPRVSDGASVSSSTEPSDIENGSGKGLLKVSANNENGMTNLGSLGVNSAHLAPALVENDSSEVGLIDEQVEGHTRSTSMSSAVSSTDVQGEAGDVNEMSSDNTNDNRDASGEVTSKDPASSAPPRDSDIPTRLSDFRTRSQPLWRRQSERSFVPRITSSPLPESKSNMSEVEAQVKKLIEDLQNPSIEVKRSAAIELRHLSKHNMENRIMIASCGAIKFLVELLYSMDVRTQENAVTALLNLSINDNNKSAIANAGAIDPLIHVLKTGSPEAKENSAATLFSLSVIDENKARIGRSGAIHPLVELLGNGTPRGKKDAATALFNLSICHENKARIVQAGAVRHLVDLMDPAAGMVDKAVAVLSNLSTIPDGRTAIGQEGGIPVLVEVVELGSSRGKENAAAALLQLCTYSPRFSNMVLQEGVVPPLVALSQSGTARAKEKAQNLLSHFRNQRHGNPGRV; from the exons CTAAACAAGGATGATGAGGAGCCGAGGGACATAGAGAGCATTGGAAATT GTAAGATGGAGAAATCAATGATAAGAGATCTCCTCAACAGCATGTCTCACTTTCATCACATATTCTCTGTGGATAAGGGAAAGACAGGGTCAGCTCAGATGTACTATCAAAGCATTGCTGATTTACTGATGCTTCTAATGCCTATGCTTAATGATATTATTGATTCTGAGGTACCCTCCAATGAGCAACTCAGCAGGAGATTGGAAGAATTGGACACTTTTGTTGATGATGCTAAAAAGTTCCTGGAAGGCTGGCACCCATTGATGAGCAAGACCTACAAT CTTTTGCAAATTGAAGTGGTGGCTGAGAAGATTCAGGAGTCTATACTAGTGATTTGCAGAATCCTTAGTTCTTTTACCTTATCTGCTGCCTCAGTATCTAATATAAATTGTATTCGG AATCATGAATCTGTGTGCAAGAATCATGTATCATCTGTGATCAGGGAGGCCACAAAAAATCAGAGAGAGAGCAATTTCCCTAGCTCTGAGACCATGGTGAAGATTGCAGATTGCCTGAGTTTGTCATCAAGTCAGGAACTTCTAATGGAGGCTGTGGCTCTGGAGAAGGCGAAGATAGAGGCAGGACACGAAAAAAATGCTGAAGAAGTTGAGCTTATAGATGATCTCATTGCTCTTGTTACCTACATGCATGACTGCCttgtgaaaataaaacaatCCCAAACAGATGGTAGAGTGCCAATTCCTTCTGATTTCTGCTGTCCACTTTCTCTTGAACCGATGTCAGATCCAGTGATTGTGGCATCTGGACAAACTTATGAGCGGGCCTTTATCCGAAAATGGTTAGATATGGGTTTGACAGTTTGTCCAAAGACACGGCAAAATCTAGCTCATACTAATCTCATTCCCAACTTTACTGTCAAGGAACTCATTGCAAATTGGTGTGAATTAAATAATGTCAAGTTGCCTGATCCAGTGAAGTCTATTAATTCAAATCAGCCCTCTATGCTTCTAGCTCATGTGGAATCTCTTCCTACTGATGCCCATCTTCCTGTGTCTCCTAGCGCTAAAGCACTGGAGCCATCCATGCTTGCAGCTTCAGTTGATCAGAGGCTCTCAAATGGAAGCAGTCTAGAAGCTtatccaaatcaaaatgtttcttCCCATTTGGACCCTCCTAGGGTTTCTGATGGCGCTTCTGTGAGTAGTTCAACTGAACCTTCAGACATCGAAAATGGATCTGGCAAGGGATTGCTTAAGGTATCAGCAAACAATGAAAATGGGATGACTAATTTGGGAAGCTTAGGTGTGAACTCTGCCCATCTAGCTCCAGCATTAGTTGAAAATGATTCTTCTGAAGTTGGCTTAATTGATGAGCAGGTTGAAGGTCATACACGCAGTACATCCATGTCAAGTGCTGTTTCCAGCACAGACGTGCAAGGTGAAGCTGGGGATGTCAATGAAATGTCCAGTGACAACACAAATGACAACAGGGATGCTTCTGGGGAAGTAACTTCAAAGGATCCTGCATCATCTGCTCCTCCAAGGGATTCAGATATTCCTACTAGGTTGTCAGATTTTCGGACTAGAAGCCAGCCTTTATGGAGAAGGCAGTCAGAACGAAGCTTTGTTCCAAGGATTACTTCTTCACCTCTTCCTGAATCAAAGTCAAACATGTCAGAAGTTGAGGCTCAGGTTAAGAAGCTGATTGAAGATCTACAGAACCCATCTATAGAAGTAAAAAGATCTGCTGCTATTGAATTGCGGCATCTTTCAAAGCACAACATGGAGAATCGAATTATGATTGCTAGCTGTGGAGCCATCAAGTTCTTAGTTGAGCTACTCTATTCGATGGATGTGAGAACCCAAGAAAATGCTGTGACTGCATTGCTGAATCTATCAATCAATGACAATAATAAGAGTGCAATTGCCAATGCTGGAGCAATAGATCCTCTCATTCATGTGCTTAAAACAGGAAGTCCAGAAGCTAAAGAAAATTCTGCTGCAACCCTTTTCAGCCTTTCAGTGATAGATGAGAACAAGGCCAGGATTGGAAGATCTGGTGCAATCCATCCGTTGGTTGAACTATTGGGCAATGGGACTCCCCGTGGAAAGAAAGATGCTGCTACTGCTTTATTTAATTTGTCGATCTGTCATGAGAACAAGGCTCGGATTGTACAAGCTGGGGCTGTGAGGCACCTTGTGGATCTAATGGATCCAGCAGCAGGCATGGTTGACAAGGCTGTTGCTGTCTTATCCAACCTTTCAACAATCCCAGATGGGCGTACTGCGATTGGTCAGGAAGGTGGAATTCCAGTTCTTGTGGAGGTTGTGGAACTTGGATcttcaagaggaaaagaaaatgcagcaGCAGCATTGCTACAACTTTGTACATACAGCCCAAGATTCTCTAATATGGTTCTGCAAGAAGGTGTCGTGCCTCCTTTAGTAGCATTATCCCAATCTGGCACAGCCCGAGCAAAAGAGAAG